Proteins encoded in a region of the Vallitalea longa genome:
- the ilvN gene encoding acetolactate synthase small subunit, with amino-acid sequence MNRHVLSVLVTNHSGVLSRVAGLFSRRGYNIDSLSVGVTENPEFSRMTIVARGNDLIIEQITKQLNKLVDVYNIIELKPGNSVYRELALVKISAEDKNRAAIIEIAGIFRANIIDVSSETLTVEITGDQNKVEAFLNLVEPYGVKEIARTGLTALGRGSKEIKQYID; translated from the coding sequence ATGAATAGACACGTATTATCAGTTTTAGTTACTAACCATTCTGGGGTCCTGAGTCGAGTCGCTGGATTGTTTAGCAGAAGAGGATACAATATTGACAGTTTGTCTGTTGGAGTAACTGAAAACCCTGAGTTTTCCAGAATGACGATTGTAGCTAGAGGAAATGACTTGATTATAGAGCAGATAACAAAACAGCTAAATAAATTAGTTGATGTTTATAATATAATAGAGCTGAAACCAGGAAATTCCGTATATAGAGAATTAGCTTTGGTAAAAATATCAGCAGAAGATAAAAACAGAGCAGCTATCATTGAAATAGCTGGAATATTTAGAGCTAACATAATAGATGTTTCAAGTGAAACACTTACTGTTGAAATAACAGGAGACCAGAATAAAGTAGAAGCATTTCTTAATCTAGTAGAACCTTATGGAGTTAAAGAAATTGCTAGAACTGGACTTACTGCACTTGGACGTGGTAGCAAAGAAATAAAACAATACATTGATTAG
- a CDS encoding APC family permease yields MAEKKVSLFKMVSFTVCGIVVLDTFVAPAAMGVSSITIWILTAILFFIPYGLINAELGAAYPEDGGIFAWVRRAYGDFQATLVAWYYWVNVAFWMPAVFIAFSTWFSMAYVPNMDLWILAALAIIMCWIIVYIGIRGVDFSIKVTNIAAILKVAVLIVFGVLGAVYGVQKGFANDFSISNFALEFDFNTISFSSAIVYNLLGFELISSVASSIENPERNIPKMTILAGILITALYVIGTFGVLAAIPAGDIQPLDGFILAIKELCSIFGNAQTAVFNVIVAVALFTLVSNMISWTLGGVEVLDQAEFTKKTKLLGHRHRKYNTPDYSYVLMGVISTVLIVLNFLLSGSANDAFWTILSFSFLIFFLPYLWLFPSAVKLRNKDTDVERPYKVPLGKFGLYLSSILGFLFIALGVILLFVTGEGWDSLYHLTLIIGFILTTLFGVYLYRKSLD; encoded by the coding sequence ATGGCAGAAAAGAAAGTTAGTTTGTTTAAAATGGTTTCATTTACAGTATGTGGAATAGTTGTTCTAGATACATTTGTAGCTCCAGCTGCAATGGGAGTTTCATCTATAACAATATGGATACTGACGGCTATTCTATTTTTCATTCCATATGGGCTTATTAACGCTGAATTAGGAGCGGCATATCCAGAAGATGGAGGTATCTTCGCATGGGTAAGGAGAGCTTATGGAGATTTTCAAGCAACACTTGTGGCTTGGTATTATTGGGTTAATGTTGCTTTTTGGATGCCAGCGGTTTTTATAGCTTTCAGTACTTGGTTTTCAATGGCATATGTACCTAATATGGATTTGTGGATATTGGCGGCTTTAGCTATCATCATGTGTTGGATTATCGTATATATCGGTATAAGAGGTGTTGATTTCAGTATAAAAGTAACTAATATTGCGGCTATTTTAAAAGTTGCTGTGCTAATTGTTTTCGGTGTTTTAGGTGCTGTATATGGAGTACAAAAAGGTTTTGCTAATGATTTTTCTATTTCCAATTTTGCACTTGAATTTGATTTCAATACAATTTCATTCAGCTCAGCAATAGTATATAATCTATTAGGTTTCGAGTTGATTAGTTCTGTGGCTTCCAGTATAGAGAATCCAGAGAGGAACATACCTAAGATGACAATCTTAGCAGGAATACTGATAACAGCATTATATGTGATTGGTACTTTTGGTGTGTTAGCAGCTATTCCAGCAGGAGATATACAACCTCTTGATGGCTTCATTCTAGCTATAAAAGAGTTATGTAGTATTTTTGGAAATGCACAGACAGCGGTATTCAATGTTATTGTTGCTGTGGCATTATTTACTCTTGTCTCTAACATGATTTCGTGGACTCTAGGTGGAGTGGAAGTTCTGGACCAAGCTGAATTTACTAAGAAGACAAAGTTATTAGGTCACAGACATAGAAAATATAATACACCAGACTACTCATATGTATTGATGGGTGTCATTTCTACAGTTTTAATTGTATTGAACTTCTTATTATCAGGAAGTGCCAATGATGCATTTTGGACAATACTATCCTTTAGTTTTTTGATATTCTTCTTGCCATATTTATGGTTATTCCCATCAGCTGTAAAACTAAGAAACAAGGATACTGATGTAGAAAGACCATACAAAGTGCCTTTAGGGAAATTTGGTTTGTATCTTTCAAGTATACTTGGATTTTTATTTATTGCTCTAGGGGTAATATTGTTGTTTGTAACAGGTGAAGGATGGGATTCATTATATCATCTGACACTAATCATCGGATTTATCCTGACAACATTATTTGGTGTATATCTCTATAGAAAAAGCTTGGATTAG
- the cimA gene encoding citramalate synthase codes for MEKNIKIYDSTLRDGAQAEGISFSVEDKLKIVKALDELGVSYIEAGNPGSNPKDLEFFKRVKEIALNNTKLTAFGSTRRRNIKVQDDANVKSLLLADSPVVAIFGKSWDFHVKDIINTTLEENLNMIKDTVAFFKEKGKEVVYDAEHFFDGYKANQKYAMKTLEAAVDGGADSIVLCDTNGGCMPNEIYEITKSVVDTCKKEVGIHCHNDCGMAVANTVMAVLAGAKQVQGTYIGFGERCGNANLSTVIANLQIKKDYHCISKEKLELLTGVARKVAEIANVSLDAKEPYVGRAAFTHKGGMHIDGVNKSSKSFEHINPEIVGNERRFLMSEVAGRSTILKKIQKVAPDVKKDSPETMLIMDRLKELEHEGYQFEGAESTFELIIRKNLGKYKPFFILENFKTIGEKPNETGKLTAFAMVKVNVDDKIKMVAAEGDGPVNALDKALRQALEMFYPELKKVHLTDYKVRVLDTKEATAAKVRVLITSTDGVHQWSTVGVSTDIINASLIALIDSIEVKLLRELTNKMKAYI; via the coding sequence TTGGAAAAAAATATAAAAATCTACGATTCTACCCTTAGAGATGGTGCTCAAGCTGAGGGAATATCGTTTTCAGTAGAGGATAAATTGAAAATTGTAAAAGCTCTTGACGAACTTGGTGTTTCCTACATTGAAGCAGGCAACCCCGGTTCAAACCCTAAGGATTTGGAATTTTTTAAACGTGTCAAAGAAATTGCATTAAATAACACTAAATTAACTGCTTTTGGAAGTACAAGACGAAGAAATATAAAAGTCCAAGATGATGCTAATGTAAAATCACTACTTCTAGCTGACTCACCAGTGGTTGCTATTTTCGGTAAGAGCTGGGATTTTCATGTAAAAGATATCATAAATACTACATTAGAAGAAAATCTTAACATGATTAAGGATACGGTAGCATTCTTCAAAGAAAAAGGAAAAGAAGTCGTGTATGATGCTGAACATTTCTTTGATGGTTATAAAGCCAATCAAAAGTATGCTATGAAAACATTAGAAGCAGCTGTTGATGGTGGAGCGGACAGTATAGTTCTCTGTGATACTAATGGCGGTTGTATGCCTAATGAAATATACGAAATCACTAAATCAGTTGTAGATACTTGTAAAAAAGAAGTAGGAATTCATTGCCATAATGACTGTGGTATGGCTGTTGCTAATACTGTAATGGCAGTACTGGCAGGAGCAAAGCAGGTTCAAGGAACTTATATTGGTTTTGGAGAAAGATGTGGTAATGCTAATCTATCAACTGTAATTGCTAATCTACAGATAAAAAAAGATTATCATTGCATTAGCAAAGAAAAATTAGAATTATTGACAGGGGTAGCCAGAAAAGTAGCTGAAATAGCTAATGTTTCCTTAGATGCTAAAGAACCTTATGTAGGTAGAGCAGCTTTCACTCACAAAGGTGGTATGCATATTGACGGTGTCAACAAATCATCTAAGTCTTTTGAACACATTAATCCTGAGATTGTTGGAAATGAAAGAAGATTCCTAATGTCAGAGGTAGCAGGAAGAAGTACTATACTTAAAAAAATACAGAAGGTTGCTCCTGACGTCAAAAAGGATTCACCTGAAACAATGCTGATTATGGATAGACTAAAAGAGTTGGAACATGAAGGTTATCAATTTGAAGGTGCAGAAAGTACATTTGAATTAATTATAAGAAAAAATCTAGGCAAATACAAACCATTTTTTATATTGGAAAATTTCAAAACAATCGGTGAAAAACCTAATGAAACAGGCAAATTAACTGCTTTTGCAATGGTAAAAGTTAATGTGGATGATAAGATAAAAATGGTAGCTGCTGAAGGTGATGGACCAGTAAATGCATTAGATAAAGCTCTTAGACAAGCTTTAGAAATGTTTTATCCAGAGCTTAAAAAAGTTCATCTAACAGATTATAAAGTTAGAGTACTTGATACAAAAGAAGCTACTGCCGCAAAAGTTAGAGTTCTTATCACTTCTACAGATGGTGTACATCAATGGTCTACAGTTGGTGTTTCAACAGACATTATTAATGCAAGTTTAATAGCTCTTATAGATTCGATAGAAGTCAAATTACTGAGAGAGCTTACCAATAAAATGAAAGCTTATATATAA
- the arcC gene encoding carbamate kinase, translated as MHYKNALHRIVIALGGNALGTTPEEQQEKISKAAEALVELIAQGNEIIISHGNGPQVGMINLAFEEASKVNDKVVPVKLPECTAMSQGYIGYHLQKGIKKELTKKKMPWHVATVVTQIIVDKDDEAFNNPTKPIGGYYTKEEATELMEKDKDLIIKEDAGRGYRKMVASPKPVDLVEKESIINMLDNEFIVIACGGGGIPVVKDGEGDFKGVEAVIDKDYASAKLADTVDADYLFILTAVDNVCLNYGKPNEKSLSDVYVEEAEKYIEEGHFSAGSMLPKVKAAMEFVKGKEERRAVIASLKNAPYVIKGESGTVIHS; from the coding sequence ATGCATTATAAAAATGCTTTACACAGAATAGTAATTGCGCTGGGTGGAAATGCTCTAGGAACTACACCAGAAGAGCAGCAAGAGAAAATAAGTAAAGCTGCGGAAGCTCTAGTGGAATTGATTGCTCAAGGGAATGAGATAATTATCAGTCATGGTAATGGACCACAGGTGGGAATGATCAATCTAGCATTTGAAGAAGCATCTAAAGTCAATGACAAAGTAGTACCTGTTAAACTTCCAGAGTGTACTGCTATGAGTCAGGGATATATAGGATATCATCTTCAAAAAGGTATTAAAAAAGAGTTGACTAAAAAGAAGATGCCTTGGCATGTTGCTACAGTTGTGACACAGATTATAGTTGATAAAGATGATGAAGCTTTCAATAATCCCACTAAACCTATAGGTGGTTATTATACTAAAGAAGAAGCTACAGAATTGATGGAAAAGGATAAAGACCTTATTATAAAAGAAGATGCTGGTAGAGGTTATAGAAAAATGGTAGCTTCTCCAAAACCAGTTGATTTGGTTGAAAAGGAATCAATAATAAATATGTTGGATAATGAATTCATAGTAATTGCTTGTGGAGGAGGAGGCATACCTGTAGTTAAAGATGGTGAAGGTGATTTTAAAGGTGTAGAGGCTGTCATTGATAAAGATTATGCTTCTGCAAAATTGGCTGATACCGTTGATGCTGATTATCTCTTCATATTGACTGCTGTTGATAACGTATGTCTCAATTATGGAAAACCTAATGAAAAATCCCTGAGTGATGTATACGTAGAAGAAGCAGAGAAATATATAGAAGAAGGACATTTTTCAGCAGGAAGTATGCTACCAAAAGTAAAAGCAGCTATGGAATTCGTAAAAGGTAAAGAAGAAAGGCGTGCAGTAATAGCTTCACTAAAAAATGCTCCTTATGTTATAAAAGGTGAAAGTGGAACTGTCATACACAGTTAA
- the leuD gene encoding 3-isopropylmalate dehydratase small subunit, which yields MKARGKVFKYGDNVDTDVIIPARYLNTTEPKELAAHCMEDIDGDFVKNVKEGDIMVANKNFGCGSSREHAPISIKAAGISCVIASTFARIFYRNAINIGLPILECDEAVKGIEAGDEVEVDFDTGVITNVTKDKTYQGEAFPEFMQKIIKADGLINYIKK from the coding sequence ATGAAGGCTAGAGGTAAAGTTTTTAAATACGGCGATAATGTAGATACAGATGTAATAATTCCTGCAAGATATCTAAATACAACTGAGCCAAAAGAATTAGCGGCGCATTGTATGGAAGATATTGATGGAGATTTTGTTAAGAATGTTAAAGAAGGCGACATAATGGTTGCTAACAAGAATTTCGGATGCGGTTCTTCAAGAGAGCATGCTCCTATATCTATTAAAGCGGCAGGAATATCTTGTGTAATAGCTAGCACTTTCGCAAGAATATTCTATAGAAATGCTATTAATATCGGACTTCCTATTCTTGAATGTGATGAGGCTGTTAAAGGAATTGAAGCAGGAGACGAAGTTGAGGTTGATTTTGATACAGGTGTTATAACTAATGTAACCAAGGATAAAACTTATCAAGGTGAAGCATTCCCAGAATTTATGCAAAAAATAATTAAAGCTGATGGGTTAATTAATTATATTAAGAAGTAG
- the leuB gene encoding 3-isopropylmalate dehydrogenase, with product MNFNIAVIPGDGIGPDIVEQGKLVLDKVGEKFGHSFEYKEVLAGGVAIDNVGEPLPQDTIDVCKKSDSVLLGAVGGPKWDNLSGDERPEKALLGLRSELELFANIRPATMFKQLRDACPLKDEIIGDGGLDLVVVRELTGGIYFGKRGREGEQAYDTMMYSVDEIKRIAKVGFDTAMKRNKKVTSIDKANILENSRLWRSVVEEMAKDYPEVEVNHLYVDNGSMQLVINPKQFDVILTGNMFGDILSDEASMITGSIGMLPSASLGSSKLGMYEPIHGSAPDIAGMDKANPIATILSVAMMLRYSFDLENEAKSIEKAVEEVLEDGYRTGDIMSKGMKLVGTKEMGSLIVNKL from the coding sequence ATGAATTTTAATATAGCAGTTATTCCTGGAGACGGGATCGGACCAGATATTGTTGAACAAGGTAAATTAGTTCTTGATAAAGTAGGAGAGAAATTCGGACATAGTTTTGAATATAAAGAAGTATTAGCAGGTGGAGTGGCTATAGATAATGTAGGAGAACCTTTGCCACAAGATACTATAGATGTATGTAAGAAAAGTGATTCCGTACTTTTAGGTGCAGTAGGTGGACCTAAGTGGGATAATCTTTCAGGAGATGAAAGACCAGAAAAAGCATTATTAGGACTTAGAAGTGAATTAGAGTTATTCGCTAATATTAGACCAGCGACTATGTTTAAACAATTAAGAGACGCATGTCCATTAAAAGATGAAATAATTGGTGATGGAGGACTTGATCTTGTTGTTGTTAGAGAATTGACAGGTGGTATCTACTTTGGTAAAAGAGGTAGAGAAGGAGAACAAGCCTATGACACTATGATGTATAGTGTTGATGAAATAAAGAGAATAGCAAAAGTTGGATTTGATACTGCTATGAAACGTAACAAAAAAGTTACTAGCATTGATAAAGCTAACATATTAGAGAATTCAAGATTATGGAGATCAGTTGTTGAAGAGATGGCAAAAGATTATCCAGAGGTTGAAGTTAATCATTTATATGTAGATAACGGTTCTATGCAGTTGGTCATCAATCCTAAGCAGTTTGACGTTATCCTTACAGGAAACATGTTCGGAGATATTTTATCTGATGAAGCTAGTATGATTACAGGTTCTATCGGAATGCTTCCATCAGCAAGTCTAGGAAGTTCTAAACTTGGTATGTATGAACCTATTCATGGTTCAGCACCAGATATTGCAGGAATGGACAAAGCCAATCCAATAGCTACAATTCTATCTGTAGCAATGATGCTTAGATATTCTTTTGATTTAGAAAACGAAGCGAAATCTATAGAAAAAGCTGTTGAAGAAGTATTAGAAGACGGATATCGTACTGGTGATATCATGAGTAAAGGTATGAAATTAGTTGGAACAAAAGAAATGGGTAGTTTGATAGTAAATAAATTATAA
- the ilvD gene encoding dihydroxy-acid dehydratase, with amino-acid sequence MRSDSVKTGIERAPHRSLFKAMGYTDEEIRRPLIGIVNSQNDIVPGHIHLDTIVDAAKTGVLMSGGTPIVFPAIGVCDGIAMGHVGMHYSLVTRELIADSIEAMTMAHGFDALVMVPNCDKIVPGMLMAAARLNIPTVVVSGGAMMSINKKGKDLDLNSVFEAVGSFKAGSMSEDEVYECENNACPSCGSCSGMFTANSMNCLTEVLGLGLPGNGTIPATYAERIRLAKLAGMAVMNLLEKDIKPRDIMNEKAFYNALTVDMALGCSTNSMLHLPAIAHEAEVELNLDIANEISSKTPNLCKLSPAGPYHIQDLYNAGGVQAVMKELSKKNLLNTDLLTATGKTVGENIEKAVNRDNNVIRPIDNPHSTTGGIAVLKGNIAPDGCVVKRSAVAKQMLQHEGPARVFDSEDEAIKAIYDGQINKGDVVVIRYEGPKGGPGMREMLSPTSALAGMGLDKEVALITDGRFSGATRGAAIGHVSPEAADGGNIGLVKDKDIIEIDIEKGLINLKVSDEELESRRKAFVPKEPKIKKGYLARYAKLVKSASTGAILE; translated from the coding sequence ATGAGAAGCGATAGTGTAAAAACTGGTATAGAAAGAGCCCCTCATCGATCTTTATTTAAAGCAATGGGATATACAGATGAAGAGATAAGGAGACCCTTAATAGGTATAGTTAATTCACAGAATGATATAGTTCCAGGTCATATACATCTAGATACTATAGTTGATGCAGCAAAAACAGGAGTATTAATGTCCGGTGGTACACCTATTGTTTTCCCTGCAATCGGAGTATGTGATGGTATAGCAATGGGACATGTAGGAATGCATTATTCTCTTGTAACAAGAGAGTTGATTGCAGATTCAATAGAAGCAATGACCATGGCACATGGATTTGATGCGCTTGTTATGGTTCCTAACTGTGATAAGATTGTTCCCGGTATGTTAATGGCAGCTGCTAGACTTAATATTCCAACTGTGGTAGTAAGTGGTGGTGCCATGATGTCAATAAATAAAAAAGGAAAAGACCTTGACCTTAATAGTGTTTTTGAAGCAGTAGGTTCATTCAAAGCAGGTTCAATGAGCGAAGACGAAGTATATGAATGTGAAAATAATGCATGTCCTAGTTGTGGTTCTTGTTCAGGTATGTTTACTGCCAACAGTATGAATTGTTTAACAGAAGTATTAGGACTTGGACTTCCTGGTAATGGAACTATACCAGCAACGTATGCTGAAAGAATAAGATTAGCAAAACTTGCTGGAATGGCAGTCATGAACTTATTGGAAAAAGATATCAAACCAAGAGATATCATGAATGAAAAAGCATTTTATAATGCATTGACAGTTGATATGGCTCTAGGATGCAGTACGAATAGTATGTTGCATCTGCCTGCTATAGCTCATGAAGCGGAAGTAGAACTTAATCTTGATATAGCTAATGAAATAAGCAGTAAAACTCCTAACTTATGTAAGTTAAGTCCAGCAGGACCTTATCATATACAAGACTTGTATAATGCTGGTGGTGTTCAGGCTGTAATGAAAGAATTGTCTAAGAAGAATCTATTAAATACAGATTTATTGACAGCTACTGGTAAAACAGTAGGTGAAAACATAGAAAAAGCTGTTAACAGAGATAATAATGTTATAAGACCTATAGATAATCCACACAGTACAACTGGTGGTATTGCAGTATTAAAAGGTAATATTGCTCCAGACGGTTGTGTTGTGAAGAGATCGGCAGTAGCTAAACAAATGTTACAGCATGAAGGTCCAGCAAGAGTGTTTGATTCTGAGGATGAAGCTATAAAAGCTATCTATGATGGACAAATCAATAAAGGTGATGTTGTAGTTATTCGTTATGAAGGACCAAAGGGTGGACCTGGTATGAGAGAAATGCTTTCACCAACTTCTGCTTTAGCGGGTATGGGACTTGATAAAGAAGTAGCACTCATTACTGATGGAAGATTCAGCGGAGCAACTAGAGGAGCGGCTATTGGTCATGTATCACCTGAAGCAGCTGACGGTGGTAATATAGGACTTGTAAAAGATAAAGATATAATAGAAATTGATATAGAAAAAGGTTTAATTAACCTTAAAGTATCTGATGAAGAGTTAGAATCAAGAAGAAAAGCTTTCGTACCGAAAGAACCAAAGATCAAAAAAGGTTACTTAGCTAGATATGCTAAATTAGTAAAATCAGCTAGTACAGGAGCAATATTAGAATAA
- the ilvC gene encoding ketol-acid reductoisomerase, translated as MAKMFYENDCNLSLLEGKTVAVIGYGSQGHAHALNLHESGVDVVVGLYEGSKSWKKAEEAGLKVAVAAEATKQADVIMILVNDEKQSQLYKESIEPNLEAGNSLVFAHGFNIHYGQIVPPADVNVFMVAPKGPGHTVRSQYLEGKGVPCLIAVYQDANGAKDLSLAYAAGIGGARAGILETTFKEETETDLFGEQAVLCGGVSELIKVGFETLVEAGYQPESAYFECCHEMKLIVDLINQGGLSYMRYSISDTAEYGDYEVGKRIITDETKKEMKKVLGEIQDGTFARNWILENKANRPAFLATRRMQADHQIEKVGKELRKMMSWMK; from the coding sequence ATGGCAAAAATGTTTTATGAAAACGATTGTAACTTATCATTATTAGAAGGAAAGACTGTAGCAGTTATTGGATATGGAAGTCAAGGTCATGCACATGCACTTAATCTTCATGAGTCAGGTGTGGATGTAGTAGTTGGTTTATATGAAGGAAGCAAATCATGGAAAAAAGCTGAAGAAGCTGGTCTAAAAGTAGCAGTAGCAGCAGAAGCAACTAAACAAGCAGATGTAATCATGATTTTGGTTAACGATGAAAAACAAAGTCAATTATATAAAGAAAGCATAGAACCTAATTTAGAAGCTGGAAACTCTTTAGTATTTGCTCATGGTTTCAATATTCATTATGGACAAATCGTTCCTCCAGCAGATGTTAATGTTTTCATGGTTGCTCCAAAAGGACCAGGACATACAGTTAGAAGTCAATACTTAGAAGGTAAAGGAGTTCCTTGTTTGATAGCAGTATATCAAGATGCTAATGGTGCCAAAGATCTATCACTTGCATATGCAGCTGGTATCGGTGGAGCAAGAGCAGGTATTCTTGAAACAACTTTCAAAGAAGAAACTGAAACAGATTTATTCGGAGAACAAGCAGTACTTTGTGGTGGAGTATCAGAACTTATCAAAGTTGGATTCGAAACACTTGTTGAAGCTGGTTACCAACCAGAAAGTGCATATTTCGAATGCTGCCATGAAATGAAACTTATCGTTGATTTAATTAATCAAGGTGGTTTATCATATATGAGATATTCAATTAGTGATACTGCTGAATATGGAGATTATGAAGTAGGTAAGAGAATTATTACAGACGAGACTAAGAAAGAAATGAAAAAAGTACTTGGAGAAATTCAAGATGGTACATTCGCAAGAAATTGGATTTTAGAAAATAAAGCTAATCGCCCAGCATTTTTAGCAACAAGAAGAATGCAGGCTGATCATCAAATTGAAAAAGTTGGAAAAGAACTTAGAAAAATGATGAGCTGGATGAAATAA
- the leuC gene encoding 3-isopropylmalate dehydratase large subunit has protein sequence MGMTMTQKILAAHAGLKEVKAGQLIEADLDLVLGNDITTPVAINEFKKIGVNKVFDKSKVAIVPDHFTPNKDIKAAEQCKCVREFALDKEVENYFEVGEMGIEHALIPEKGLVVPGNVVIGADSHTCTYGALGAFSTGIGSTDMAAGMATGKCWFKVPSALKFNLTGKPAKWVSGKDVILHIIGLIGVDGALYKSMEFVGDGLNYLSMDDRFTMANMAIEAGGKNGIFPVDEKTLEYVKDHSTKEHTVYVADEDAEYDAVYEIKLDELRPTVAFPHLPDNTRTIDEVGDVKIDQVVIGSCTNGRIEDLRAAASLLKGRKVKKGVRTIVFPATQTIYLQAMEEGLLRTFIEAGAIVSTPTCGPCLGGHMGILAKGERAVATTNRNFVGRMGHVESEVYLASPVVAAASAVLGKIAGPEDL, from the coding sequence ATGGGAATGACAATGACTCAAAAGATATTAGCTGCTCATGCCGGATTAAAAGAAGTAAAGGCAGGGCAATTAATTGAGGCTGATCTTGATTTAGTACTTGGAAATGATATAACAACACCAGTTGCGATAAATGAATTTAAAAAAATAGGAGTAAATAAGGTTTTTGATAAAAGTAAAGTCGCTATAGTACCTGACCATTTTACACCTAATAAAGATATAAAAGCAGCTGAACAATGTAAATGTGTAAGAGAATTCGCTCTTGATAAAGAAGTGGAGAATTATTTTGAAGTTGGAGAAATGGGAATTGAACATGCTCTTATCCCTGAAAAAGGATTAGTTGTTCCAGGAAACGTTGTAATCGGTGCAGATTCACATACATGTACTTACGGAGCATTAGGAGCTTTCTCTACTGGAATCGGAAGTACTGATATGGCTGCAGGAATGGCTACAGGAAAATGTTGGTTCAAAGTTCCTTCAGCATTGAAATTTAATTTGACTGGTAAACCAGCCAAATGGGTAAGTGGAAAAGATGTTATCCTACACATCATCGGTCTAATCGGTGTAGATGGTGCATTATACAAATCAATGGAATTCGTTGGAGATGGGCTTAATTATCTTTCAATGGACGATAGATTTACTATGGCTAACATGGCTATAGAAGCAGGAGGAAAGAACGGAATCTTCCCAGTGGACGAAAAAACATTAGAATATGTAAAAGACCATTCAACTAAAGAACATACAGTATATGTAGCAGATGAAGATGCTGAATATGATGCTGTTTATGAAATAAAATTGGATGAACTTAGACCTACAGTAGCTTTTCCTCATCTTCCAGATAATACACGTACAATTGATGAAGTTGGAGATGTGAAGATCGACCAAGTTGTCATTGGATCATGTACTAATGGTAGAATTGAAGACCTACGAGCTGCGGCAAGCCTTTTGAAAGGTAGAAAAGTTAAAAAGGGAGTTAGAACTATTGTATTTCCAGCTACACAAACAATATACCTTCAAGCAATGGAAGAAGGATTACTCAGAACATTCATAGAAGCTGGAGCTATAGTTAGTACTCCAACTTGTGGACCATGTCTTGGTGGTCATATGGGTATTCTTGCAAAAGGTGAAAGAGCAGTGGCTACAACTAACAGAAACTTCGTTGGTAGAATGGGTCATGTTGAATCAGAAGTATATCTTGCGAGTCCTGTTGTAGCGGCAGCATCAGCTGTATTAGGAAAAATTGCAGGACCAGAAGATTTATAA